The Streptococcus sp. oral taxon 431 nucleotide sequence GAAGGGGAATTAAATGATGTCTAACAAATATAAGGGAATTCTGATTTTTGCGATTCTCTATACAGTCCTTTTTGTGTTTGATGGTATACGAGTATTTGATGCTCCATTACCTTCTTCTGCAGGGACATATTTAGTCTATACCATCATGTTTGTGTATGGTTGCTTCTTATTTAAGTCCCTATTGCTCCAAAAGTGGGAAGAGATTAGAAAGGCTAAAAGAAAATTCTTCTTTGGCGTCTTAACAGGATGGCTCTTTCTCATTCTGATGACTGTTGCCTTTGGATTTGTATCAGAGTTGTTGAGGCAGTTTTTCGGGCTGGTCGGACAAGGTCTAAACCAGTCGAATATTCAAATTACCTTTCAAGAGCAACCACTACTGATAGCAGTTTTCGCCTGCATCATTGGACCTTTGGTGGAAGAACTCTTTTTCCGTCAGCTCTTATTGCATCACTTGCAGAAACAGTTGCCAGATTTACTAAGCATTATTCTGGTAGGACTTATCTTTGCCCTGAGTCATATGCATAATT carries:
- a CDS encoding CPBP family intramembrane glutamic endopeptidase codes for the protein MMSNKYKGILIFAILYTVLFVFDGIRVFDAPLPSSAGTYLVYTIMFVYGCFLFKSLLLQKWEEIRKAKRKFFFGVLTGWLFLILMTVAFGFVSELLRQFFGLVGQGLNQSNIQITFQEQPLLIAVFACIIGPLVEELFFRQLLLHHLQKQLPDLLSIILVGLIFALSHMHNLNLSEWVGSVGYLGGGLAFSIIYVKEKENIYYPLLVHMLSNSLSLIILAISSM